A stretch of Apium graveolens cultivar Ventura unplaced genomic scaffold, ASM990537v1 ctg45, whole genome shotgun sequence DNA encodes these proteins:
- the LOC141701989 gene encoding uncharacterized protein LOC141701989 — MDKASETQTQVSESQSQGSETQKKKKVLWRCELITKTFLEACIEEVIASGRLGSNLKPHSWIKAGKIHKKTHNFEVDARQMRNRYDYLRSRYVAWCRLKSKTGNHYDPTTNTFNFSEEEWDQLKKGNKIVDTLKTTYLSYPELCTQLYDGTAATGVSGWGPSSKKNMTIDLNDDIEIPIIEESQSNTLNPIIHENLKKKAKISPKLAKTTKFEDEMTNALKLMVQTNSGPSLKERKEKLNSLGWGATNPLHRKALGIFCESAKYREQWMLLDAEENEHWVKMVSTKLGFDI, encoded by the exons ATGGACAAAGCTAGTGAAACCCAAACTCAAGTTAGTGAGAGTCAAAGTCAAGGTAGCGAAactcaaaaaaagaaaaaagtatTGTGGAGGTGTGAACTTATAACTAAAACATTTCTGGAAGCATGCATTGAGGAAGTTATAGCTAGTGGCAGGCTAGGTAGTAACCTTAAGCCGCATTCATGGATAAAAGCGGGAAAAATTCATAAGAAAACCCACAACTTTGAGGTTGACGCTAGACAGATGAGAAACCGATATGATTACCTAAGATCCCGATATGTTGCTTGGTGTCGACTCAAATCCAAAACTGGGAATCATTATGATCCGACAACTAATACATTCAACTTCTCAGAAGAAGAATGGGATCAACTTAAAAAG GGAAATAAGATCGTGGACACATTAAAAACCACATATTTGAGCTATCCTGAACTTTGCACTCAACTTTATGATGGAACTGCTGCCACGGGAGTTAGTGGATGGGGGCCTAGCTCTAAGAAGAACATGACTATTGATCTAAATGATGACATAGAGATTCCAATAATCGAAGAAAGTCAGTCAAATACTCTGAATCCAATTATCCAcgaaaatctaaagaaaaaagCTAAAATATCACCAAAACTTGCAAAAACTACAAAGTTTGAAGATGAGATGACCAATGCACTAAAATTGATGGTTCAGACCAATAGTGGACCATCACTTAAAGAACGTAAAGAGAAATTGAATAGTCTTGGCTGGGGAGCAACAAATCCCTTGCATCGAAAGGCTCTTGGGATTTTTTGTGAGAGTGCAAAGTATAGAGAACAATGGATGCTTCTTGATGCAGAGGAGAATGAGCATTGGGTTAAAATGGTTTCAACTAAATTAGGATTTGATATTTAG